From one Microbulbifer sp. A4B17 genomic stretch:
- a CDS encoding DUF4870 domain-containing protein: MEDYRPWNMEKNTFLMLLHLSQLAWVIIPGAGFILPIIMWATTKDRLQEIDKHGKMIFNWMLSLFIYSIVFAILIVIGIGILGLIILAIINVIFIIIGAIRANEGLFWRYPLSIRFFG, from the coding sequence GTGGAAGATTATCGCCCCTGGAATATGGAGAAAAACACCTTTCTGATGTTGTTGCACCTAAGCCAGCTGGCCTGGGTCATTATTCCCGGTGCGGGCTTTATTTTGCCAATTATTATGTGGGCAACAACAAAGGATCGATTGCAAGAAATTGATAAGCACGGCAAGATGATATTCAATTGGATGCTAAGCTTGTTTATCTACTCAATTGTTTTTGCAATCCTGATAGTTATTGGTATCGGCATTCTCGGACTAATTATATTGGCGATTATCAATGTGATATTTATTATCATTGGTGCAATCAGGGCCAATGAAGGTCTATTTTGGCGTTACCCTCTAAGCATTCGCTTTTTTGGCTAA
- a CDS encoding metallophosphoesterase encodes MRIAVLSDIHSNIYALDAIIDDLRKRGADLTLNLGDILYGPIAPRRTYERLMEQDYITIRGNQDRQIYEAAPTEIDSNPTLQFILQDLGTEPVQWMKQLAPSLQITDEVFICHGTPNDDLTYLLEDVSSGHPQLRPNHEILGLLGTIHSKVILCGHTHIPRSVCVSSGQLIVNPGSVGLPAYADSEPQPHSMETFSPHASYALVDRSKEGTWNVEFFNVSYDTDSAARDAVARKREDWGFYLSTGRAS; translated from the coding sequence ATGCGAATAGCGGTACTCTCTGACATCCATAGTAATATTTATGCCCTGGATGCCATTATTGATGACCTTAGGAAGAGAGGTGCAGACCTGACCCTGAACCTGGGTGACATTTTGTATGGTCCTATTGCCCCAAGAAGAACTTATGAGCGTTTAATGGAACAGGATTACATCACCATCCGTGGCAACCAGGATCGGCAAATTTACGAAGCAGCACCTACTGAAATTGACAGCAACCCAACCCTGCAATTTATTCTGCAAGATCTGGGTACTGAACCCGTACAATGGATGAAGCAGTTGGCTCCCAGCTTACAGATCACTGATGAAGTATTTATTTGTCACGGAACTCCCAACGATGACCTTACTTATCTGTTGGAAGATGTCAGCAGCGGACATCCCCAACTGCGCCCCAATCATGAAATCCTGGGCCTGCTTGGAACGATTCACTCAAAAGTAATTCTATGTGGACATACACATATCCCTCGCAGCGTCTGTGTGAGTAGTGGCCAGTTGATCGTTAACCCAGGTAGTGTTGGACTACCAGCTTATGCCGATAGTGAACCACAACCACATTCTATGGAAACCTTCAGCCCTCATGCGAGTTACGCCTTAGTGGATAGAAGCAAAGAGGGAACCTGGAATGTAGAGTTCTTCAATGTAAGTTACGATACAGATAGCGCCGCCCGGGACGCCGTGGCACGCAAGCGAGAAGACTGGGGTTTCTATCTATCTACGGGACGAGCCAGCTAA
- a CDS encoding LysE family translocator, translating into MIDLSILPAFLIAATILAISPGPDLLLISAYSSARGSTAGIMISLGIFTAGMLQTALVTLGLGHIMQTMPLVALAIKLIGATYLAWLGIALLRGWFLNKTTPSSLPDTLALSAKQLIFRGLLNNLMNPKALLFFSLFLPQFTVSTQAITPQILILGSLLSITALAFNTLISISFSMLGRSLTTRANVHRHLDGFLGITFLGLATRLAVDR; encoded by the coding sequence ATGATCGATCTCAGTATCTTACCCGCTTTCTTGATCGCAGCGACCATCCTCGCTATCTCTCCAGGTCCAGATCTGCTATTAATATCTGCTTACTCCTCGGCTCGTGGATCGACTGCTGGAATAATGATTTCACTGGGTATTTTTACTGCCGGAATGCTACAAACAGCTTTAGTTACTCTCGGGCTCGGTCATATCATGCAGACGATGCCGCTGGTTGCACTGGCAATAAAACTGATAGGCGCCACATATTTAGCCTGGCTTGGAATAGCATTACTTAGAGGCTGGTTTTTAAATAAAACGACTCCAAGCAGCCTACCAGATACCTTAGCCCTATCAGCAAAGCAACTGATATTTCGGGGCTTACTCAACAATTTGATGAACCCCAAAGCCTTGCTCTTCTTTAGTCTTTTCCTGCCCCAGTTTACCGTATCAACTCAGGCTATCACGCCTCAAATCCTTATTTTAGGATCACTCTTAAGTATTACGGCACTGGCTTTTAATACTCTGATATCCATCTCGTTTAGTATGTTAGGAAGATCTCTTACTACCCGCGCCAATGTCCACAGGCATTTGGATGGTTTCCTCGGTATCACTTTCCTCGGTTTGGCCACACGCCTGGCGGTTGATCGCTAA
- a CDS encoding NAD(P)/FAD-dependent oxidoreductase — MGFYNRNEFFCGFVKVKVSDTYQVLVVGAGPTGLAAACALSSYGIRCRVVERRTEPSKLSRAVGIFPCTIKRLVNVGVPNIFESEAMQLCKVQYLQAGRPLLFLDNRGAAYKEYVGLGLPQNRTEEILRDFLLEKGISVEYGIAAVEIESSNCGAAVTLSDGSADNFDWVIAADGVHSTIREKLGISYPGKDLPQPWGVADVDIEGGWDPELVSVDVQKPGNQFTIVLPMEKQRLRVVATQPDALEALEYPLKISKVRSTGSFQISIRQAESYRFQRVLLIGDAAHCHSPVGAKGMNLGIADAIAAIDAIVEGRVDSYSVERHKIGAATIRKTEIIRRIFSSNSSVSKGFVRMLAKLIVTFPAARHAYIQNLTKL; from the coding sequence ATGGGCTTCTACAATAGAAATGAGTTCTTTTGTGGATTTGTGAAAGTAAAAGTGAGCGATACATATCAAGTACTAGTGGTTGGAGCCGGCCCGACAGGGCTCGCAGCGGCCTGCGCTTTATCTTCCTATGGCATCCGCTGTAGAGTGGTTGAACGCCGAACTGAACCCAGCAAGCTTTCTCGGGCGGTTGGTATTTTTCCCTGTACAATTAAACGCCTTGTTAATGTTGGCGTTCCGAATATCTTTGAATCTGAAGCAATGCAGCTTTGCAAAGTTCAATATCTTCAGGCGGGTAGACCTCTGTTATTTCTAGATAATCGAGGCGCAGCGTACAAAGAGTATGTCGGCCTTGGGCTGCCACAAAATCGAACTGAGGAAATTCTGAGAGACTTTTTACTTGAAAAGGGAATTTCAGTTGAATATGGCATAGCTGCTGTTGAAATAGAATCTTCAAATTGTGGGGCTGCCGTAACACTTTCAGATGGTAGCGCCGATAATTTTGATTGGGTAATTGCTGCTGATGGCGTTCATTCTACGATCCGTGAGAAGCTCGGTATTTCATACCCTGGCAAAGATTTGCCGCAGCCATGGGGGGTTGCGGATGTAGATATAGAGGGAGGCTGGGATCCTGAATTGGTTAGCGTGGATGTTCAAAAACCGGGTAATCAATTTACTATTGTGCTACCCATGGAAAAACAGCGCTTAAGAGTGGTTGCGACTCAACCAGATGCTTTGGAGGCGCTGGAATATCCATTAAAAATCAGCAAGGTTCGAAGTACTGGCAGCTTTCAAATCTCGATTCGCCAAGCAGAGAGCTATCGATTCCAGCGTGTTCTCTTGATTGGGGATGCCGCACATTGTCATTCTCCAGTTGGTGCAAAAGGGATGAATCTGGGTATTGCGGATGCAATAGCTGCAATTGATGCAATTGTTGAGGGGAGAGTAGACAGCTATTCAGTCGAGAGGCATAAAATAGGTGCGGCGACTATCCGTAAAACAGAAATCATCAGGCGAATTTTCAGCTCAAACTCTTCCGTCAGTAAAGGGTTTGTTCGAATGTTGGCGAAACTAATTGTAACTTTTCCAGCGGCGCGACATGCTTATATCCAGAATCTGACAAAATTGTGA
- a CDS encoding ArsR/SmtB family transcription factor: MMEIDEVAKSLKELGHPTRLLIYKKVVKAGLPGIPVGNIQEQLNIPGSTLSHHISSLISAGLIFQRRESRTLYCVAEYQHLIEVIQFLQDECCHDDFNTPVKCPDIKCSLPDQH, translated from the coding sequence ATGATGGAAATTGATGAAGTCGCCAAATCACTTAAAGAGCTGGGACATCCAACCCGGTTGTTAATTTACAAAAAGGTTGTCAAAGCCGGTTTGCCAGGTATTCCTGTAGGCAATATTCAAGAGCAACTAAATATCCCCGGCTCAACCCTTTCCCACCATATATCAAGCCTGATCTCAGCGGGATTGATCTTCCAGCGGCGGGAAAGCCGTACTCTTTACTGTGTAGCCGAGTATCAGCACCTGATTGAGGTTATTCAATTTTTACAAGATGAGTGCTGCCATGATGATTTCAACACTCCGGTAAAATGTCCTGACATCAAGTGTTCGCTACCAGATCAACATTAA